From the genome of Ziziphus jujuba cultivar Dongzao chromosome 6, ASM3175591v1, one region includes:
- the LOC107430236 gene encoding uncharacterized protein At5g41620, with protein MKKEGESGEGGAEKEENLGEKLRRGLLVGKRGGPSTPVVSSWRAIINKHHHHPLQPSSSSTIPTNNSTVSLVSARKLGASLWEFQHYLPFPKMHRGPHSNGAAAAAAGPPPSRLRHLHHHNHHHLHKDKGLDLSNFLADNSPSSPEQPASASSLRRHVAASLMQHHRTLERNNHHALQPVSPASYGSSMEVAPYNPAVTPTSSLDFKGRIGESHYSLKTSTELLKVLNRIWSLEEQHVSSVSIIKALRTELDHTRLKIKELLRERQSDRHEIDELMKHLAEDKLVRKSKEQERIHTAVQSVRDELEDERKLRKRSESLHRKLARELSEVKSTLSGVVKDLERERRSRKLLEDLCDEFAKGIKDYEQEVHALKQKTDKDWAGNDERDRLILHVSESWLDERMQMQLEDAQSGFTEKNSIVDKLRLEIETFLRAKHMDTSKRIENLLPRERRNSLESVPLNEVVSAPQDVGDEEDSLGSGSHCFELHKPSNTDFKSHGDEAVDGYVDEAMKLNNARKKPEARERIKGRSPSSLQVKFEEKMAWAMSCNGAKNSQSVNAEQGKNEEGKPADKSIKSEQCEVTEDGNYANRNKHDETSGMNLSYTVDNLLRSQYRPSDGGNMHFENNNCEASCSNTGWRNQASPVRQWMEKLTSTDLDLPESSSKLPVKENTLKAKLLEARTKGQRSRSKAHKGPS; from the exons atgaaaaaggaaggAGAAAGTGGGGAAGGGGGAGCAGAAAAGGAGGAAAATTTGGGAGAAAAGTTGAGAAGAGGGCTATTGGTAGGGAAAAGAGGGGGCCCTAGTACTCCAGTAGTGTCCTCATGGAGAGCCATCATTAATaaacaccaccaccaccctcttcaaccttcttcttcttctaccatTCCTACTAATAATAGTACTGTTTCTCTTGTCTCTGCTAGAAAGCTTGGAGCCTCTCTTTGGGAGTTCCAACACTACCTACCTTTTCCTAAAATGCACAGAGGACCTCACAGTAATGGTGCTGCTGCCGCTGCTGCTGGTCCTCCTCCCTCTAGGCTTCGCCACCTCCATCATCATAACCATCATCACCTTCACAAGGACAAAGGCCTTGACCTTTCTAACTTTCTTGCTGATAATTCCCCCAGTTCTCCTGAGCAG CCAGCAAGCGCAAGCAGTTTGAGGAGGCATGTTGCTGCATCGTTGATGCAACATCATCGAACACTTGAAAGGAACAATCATCATGCATTGCAGCCTGTATCTCCTGCAAGTTATGGCAGTTCCATGGAG GTGGCACCATACAATCCTGCAGTCACTCCTACAAGTTCTCTAGACTTTAAGGGAAGGATTGGTGAATCACATTATAGCCTTAAAACATCTACTGAACTGCTAAAAGTATTAAATAGGATCTGGAGCTTGGAAGAACAGCATGTATCCAGTGTTTCAATAATAAAAGCATTGAGAACAGAGCTGGATCATACCCGTTTGAAGATCAAAGAGTTGCTTCGAGAACGACAATCTGATCGGCATGAGATAGATGAGTTGATGAAGCACCTAGCTGAAGATAAACTGGTTAGGAAAAGTAAAGAACAAGAACGAATTCATACTGCAGTTCAGTCTGTGAGGGATGAGCTAGAAGATGAGAGGAAGTTAAGAAAACGCTCAGAAAGCTTACACAGGAAATTAGCTCGGGAGCTTTCTGAGGTGAAATCTACTCTTTCTGGTGTTGTGAAGGAcctggagagagagagaagatcaaGGAAGTTGTTGGAAGACCTCTGTGATGAATTTGCAAAGGGGATAAAAGACTATGAACAGGAGGTGCATGCTCTGAAACAGAAAACTGACAAGGATTGGGCTGGAAATGATGAACGTGATCGATTGATTCTCCATGTATCTGAATCATGGCTTGACGAACGGATGCAGATGCAACTGGAAGATGCCCAGTCTGGTTTTACTGAAAAGAACTCAATAGTTGACAAATTACGGCTGGAAATAGAGACCTTCCTTCGAGCTAAACACATGGACACTTCTAAGAGGATTGAAAATCTATTGCCAAGAGAACGCAGAAATTCACTGGAATCTGTTCCTCTGAATGAAGTTGTGAGTGCTCCTCAAGATGTTGGTGATGAAGAAGATTCTTTAGGCAGTGGTTCACATTGCTTTGAGCTTCACAAACCAAGCAACACTGACTTTAAATCACATGGCGATGAAGCTGTGGATGGTTATGTTGATGAAGCAATGAAATTGAATAATGCCAGGAAGAAACCTGAGGCTCGTGAAAGGATAAAAGGGCGTTCTCCTTCCAGCTTGCAAGTTAAGTTTGAAGAAAAGATGGCTTGGGCCATGTCATGTAACGGAGCTAAGAATTCCCAGTCAGTAAACGCAGAGCAGGGGAAAAATGAAGAAGGGAAACCAGCTGACAAATCCATAAAGTCTGAACAATGTGAAGTTACTGAAGATGGAAATTATGCAAATCGGAACAAACATGATGAAACTTCTGGGATGAATTTAAGTTACACAGTTGATAACCTTTTAAGAAGCCAATATAGGCCTTCAGATGGCGGGAATATGcattttgaaaacaataactGTGAGGCTTCCTGCAGTAACACTGGATGGAGGAATCAGGCAAGTCCGGTAAGACAATGGATGGAAAAACTCACATCCACAGATCTTGACCTACCCGAGTCATCTTCCAAATTGCCTGTAAAGGAGAACACTTTGAAGGCAAAACTTCTTGAAGCAAGGACAAAAGGGCAGCGATCACGTTCAAAAGCTCACAAAGGACCCTCTTAG
- the LOC125419206 gene encoding uncharacterized protein LOC125419206, whose protein sequence is MAGVSFRWILQLHKDVPKAARFYSEGLDFTVNVCTLRWAELQSGPLKLALMQSPNDHIMQKGYSSLLSFTVTDINSTVTRLMALGAELDGSIKYEIHGKVAAMRCMDGHMLGLYEPA, encoded by the exons ATGGCGGGGGTGTCGTTTAGGTGGATACTGCAGCTTCATAAAGACGTCCCGAAAGCCGCTCGCTTTTACTCGGAAGGCTTGGACTTTACCGTCAATGTCTGTACGTTGCGCTGGGCTGAGCTTCAATCTGGTCCTCTCAAACTTGCCCTCATGCAATCCCccaa TGATCATATCATGCAGAAGGGATACTCTTCACTTCTATCTTTTACAGTCACAGACATTAACAGTACAGTAACGAGATTAATGGCATTAGGAGCAGAACTAGATGGCTCCATTAAATATGAGATCCATGGAAAG GTTGCAGCCATGCGATGTATGGATGGCCATATGTTAGGCCTTTATGAACCTGCATAG
- the LOC107430223 gene encoding uncharacterized protein LOC107430223 isoform X2, producing the protein MGNSNVEVGKVLEIFEVGPCENAHQMGFLIGQRFSSQIRSRLTRDLILQNQLLPFAQTSQSQPLIQALCSNNQNKFPKYWEELVGIAEGSGVPVLDIILINFRKEILPFLPKTELTTPVEDPSDDCSDVLAVSESMAVAAHNEDANFALVGHTYLIKGTLSNGLTYTAYTYAGELPSCAFAFNNHGLAFTLNSVPPSENEIVAGGIGRNFISRDLLEATSINDALSKICSSEASVGHSYNLIETRTRRILNVETASRNRSSVYEIGATPFFHANMYLHLQVHQVQDENSLSRQKKAASLPKSSRKDFLSLLGDTEDPKYPIYMEGPTLYTLCTVVIDLDEQTVSIIQGNPKKEEVSHIFALSSTDFKVA; encoded by the exons atgggGAACTCGAACGTCGAAGTGGGAAAAGTGTTGGAGATATTCGAAGTAGGGCCATGTGAGAATGCTCACCAGATGGGCTTTCTCATAGGCCAGAGGTTCTCAAGCCAGATAAGAAGCAGATTGACCAGAGACCTCATTCTTCAAAACCAGCTCCTCCCTTTTGCCCAAACCTCACAATCACAGCCACTCATTCAAGCTCTCTGTAGTAACAACCAAAACAAGTTTCCAAAATATTGGGAAGAGCTTGTAGGGATAGCAGAAGGAAGTGGTGTACCGGTACTTGAC ATAATACTAATCAACTTCAGGAAAGAGATTCTTCCATTTCTTCCCAAGACAGAGTTGACTACTCCAGTTGAGGATCCCTCAGATGACTGTTCTGATGTTCTTGCTGTTAGTGAGTCCATGGCCGTTGCAGCTCACAATGAGGATGCAAACTTTGCTTTAGTTGGGCACAC CTATTTGATCAAAGGAACGCTGTCAAATGGGCTTACATACACTGCTTATACATATGCAGGGGAGCTCCCAAGCTGTGCATTTGCGTTCAACAATCACGGACTG GCATTTACGCTCAATTCAGTACCCCCATCTGAAAATGAGATTGTTGCTGGAGGCATAGGCCGAAACTTTATTTCGAGAGACCTCCTTGAAGCAACAAGCATAAATGATGCATTATCT AAAATTTGTTCTTCAGAGGCTTCTGTGGGACATAGTTACAATCTCATTGAAACAAGGACACGTAGAATTCTCAATGTTGAAACAGCTTCTAGGAATCGGTCTTCAGTTTATGAGATTGGGGCAACACCATTCTTCCATGCAAACATGTATCTCCATCTTCAAGTTCATCAA GTACAAGATGAAAACTCACTAAGCAGACAAAAAAAAGCAGCTAGCCTACCAAAAAGTTCAAGAAAAGATTTCCTATCACTACTTGGAGATACAGAAGATCCAAAATACCCCATCTACATGGAAG GTCCAACACTTTACACACTATGTACCGTTGTTATAGACTTGGATGAACAAACTGTATCAATTATTCAAGGAAatccaaagaaagaagaagtttCTCACATCTTCGCTCTCTCTTCTACAGATTTCAAAGTTGCTTAG
- the LOC107430223 gene encoding uncharacterized protein LOC107430223 isoform X1, giving the protein MGNSNVEVGKVLEIFEVGPCENAHQMGFLIGQRFSSQIRSRLTRDLILQNQLLPFAQTSQSQPLIQALCSNNQNKFPKYWEELVGIAEGSGVPVLDIILINFRKEILPFLPKTELTTPVEDPSDDCSDVLAVSESMAVAAHNEDANFALVGHTYLIKGTLSNGLTYTAYTYAGELPSCAFAFNNHGLAFTLNSVPPSENEIVAGGIGRNFISRDLLEATSINDALSKICSSEASVGHSYNLIETRTRRILNVETASRNRSSVYEIGATPFFHANMYLHLQVHQVQDENSLSRQKKAASLPKSSRKDFLSLLGDTEDPKYPIYMEGNLEQKLIFFLIYFFFFFFLNFKPPCLCHTPCLPSFQVQHFTHYVPLL; this is encoded by the exons atgggGAACTCGAACGTCGAAGTGGGAAAAGTGTTGGAGATATTCGAAGTAGGGCCATGTGAGAATGCTCACCAGATGGGCTTTCTCATAGGCCAGAGGTTCTCAAGCCAGATAAGAAGCAGATTGACCAGAGACCTCATTCTTCAAAACCAGCTCCTCCCTTTTGCCCAAACCTCACAATCACAGCCACTCATTCAAGCTCTCTGTAGTAACAACCAAAACAAGTTTCCAAAATATTGGGAAGAGCTTGTAGGGATAGCAGAAGGAAGTGGTGTACCGGTACTTGAC ATAATACTAATCAACTTCAGGAAAGAGATTCTTCCATTTCTTCCCAAGACAGAGTTGACTACTCCAGTTGAGGATCCCTCAGATGACTGTTCTGATGTTCTTGCTGTTAGTGAGTCCATGGCCGTTGCAGCTCACAATGAGGATGCAAACTTTGCTTTAGTTGGGCACAC CTATTTGATCAAAGGAACGCTGTCAAATGGGCTTACATACACTGCTTATACATATGCAGGGGAGCTCCCAAGCTGTGCATTTGCGTTCAACAATCACGGACTG GCATTTACGCTCAATTCAGTACCCCCATCTGAAAATGAGATTGTTGCTGGAGGCATAGGCCGAAACTTTATTTCGAGAGACCTCCTTGAAGCAACAAGCATAAATGATGCATTATCT AAAATTTGTTCTTCAGAGGCTTCTGTGGGACATAGTTACAATCTCATTGAAACAAGGACACGTAGAATTCTCAATGTTGAAACAGCTTCTAGGAATCGGTCTTCAGTTTATGAGATTGGGGCAACACCATTCTTCCATGCAAACATGTATCTCCATCTTCAAGTTCATCAA GTACAAGATGAAAACTCACTAAGCAGACAAAAAAAAGCAGCTAGCCTACCAAAAAGTTCAAGAAAAGATTTCCTATCACTACTTGGAGATACAGAAGATCCAAAATACCCCATCTACATGGAAGGTAATTTAGaacaaaaactaattttttttttaatttatttctttttttttttttttttgaactttaaacCCCCTTGCTTATGTCACACACCCTGTTTGCCTTCTTTTCAGGTCCAACACTTTACACACTATGTACCGTTGTTATAG